A stretch of Pomacea canaliculata isolate SZHN2017 linkage group LG6, ASM307304v1, whole genome shotgun sequence DNA encodes these proteins:
- the LOC112567134 gene encoding uncharacterized protein LOC112567134: protein MYPQLISFVLGHITQISCASTACRARSAWAWDTSCLSQLNTLKTRIEQQKSKLEICGPLATAILNGLETRFADAYKDQDTLLATVSNPRCKLMWTGDQTLREKCRSLLTAEAALMDTPLINTPVQSPTKCSAEQADFFIYEEVTGTPEATTFLMSGLSQNVNELDK, encoded by the exons atgtatccacaattaatatcttttgttcttggtcacataactcaaatttcatgtgcctcgactgcttgcagggcgagaagtgcgtgggcttgggaTACCTCCTGCCTCAGtcagctcaacaccctcaagacccgcatcgagcaacagaagtccaagctagaaatctgtggtcccCTAGCTACTGCTAtcctgaatgggttggagaccagatttgctgatgcctataaggaccaagacaccctgcttgcaactgtgtcgaacccaag gtgcaagttgatgtggactggggaccaaaccctgcgtgagaaatgcagatccctcttgactgcagaggcagcattgatggacacgccatTGATCAACACGCCAGTCCAGTCCCCAACCAAGTGCTCAgctgaacaggcagacttcttcatttatgaagaagttaccggcacccctgaggcaactaccttcctgatgtctggattgtcgcagaatgtcaatgaactggacaaatag